Proteins encoded by one window of Tubulanus polymorphus chromosome 7, tnTubPoly1.2, whole genome shotgun sequence:
- the LOC141909138 gene encoding uncharacterized protein LOC141909138 has protein sequence MEPNASTTSQGFDFSELPIKRVKVANELATKEAHQKIRMAANLASLNGAKMMLKRGYKEQLIFKVGDFVTVKIPEQDRHKIDLRRLPGVVVQVKKFKNGNFYIIRTKYGVLDVALRADVLQRFVGEFDIPVAGWGSVPKLPIRTAAMAMSHSLKPASRCHCKANCSTLRCLCKKRGVICTASCHSGKSCENNHVMNKNTEQLNCQSLAVHDSDSSETSFEMLDDLTVPEEIRHCVDQIVNEYQLDELNMNEFLVPVKNKKQNNDDGHIEKRKICKE, from the exons ATGGAACCAAATGCCTCAACCACTTCGCAA GGATTTGATTTTAGTGAGCTGCCAATAAAGAGAGTTAAGGTTGCTAATGAGCTAGCAACTAAGGAAGCTCACCAAAAAATTAGGATGGCTGCTAACCTTGCCTCCTTAAACGGCGCAAAAATGATGTTGAAAAGGGGATACAAAGAACAACTAATATTCAAAGTTGGGGATTTTGTAACGGTGAAAATTCCTGAGCAAGACCGCCACAAAATAGATCTACGTAGACTCCCTGGTGTGGTAGTCCAAGtgaaaaagtttaagaatGGAAACTTTTATATAATACG AACCAAGTACGGAGTCTTAGATGTTGCCTTGCGAGCAGATGTGCTGCAACGGTTTGTTGGGGAATTTGATATTCCTGTCGCTGGGTGGGGATCAGTTCCCAAATTGCCGATAAGAACAGCTGCGATGGCAATGTCACACTCTTTGAAACCAGCTAGCCGATGCCACTGCAAAGCAAATTGCTCGACTTTAAGATGTCTGTGTAAGAAGAGGGGTGTAATTTGTACAGCTAGTTGCCACTCAGGAAAGTCATGCGA aaataatcaTGTTATGAACAAAAATACAGAACAGTTAAAC TGTCAGTCCCTTGCGGTTCACGATTCGGATTCATCGGAAACAAGTTTTGAAATGCT GGATGACTTAACTGTACCCGAAGAGATCAGACATTGTGTTGATCAAATCGTCAATGAG TATCAGCTTGATGAgttaaatatgaatgaatt CCTAGTACCAGTGAAAAATAAGAAACAGAACAATGATGATGGacatattgaaaaaagaaaaatttgtaaagagtaa
- the LOC141909140 gene encoding SCAN domain-containing protein 3-like, which translates to MSAADPGASNSRTKASVSCDHMPDDDKFSDTNPIDHSEKAHDSAKKASSKITDDVKRSDVKKRAKNSSVMDKEYLDVVKQFLENPMHPDVKNYFPNSQSLAKFRHQVKTKGFTLKEEENGDKNVVAPCKSDVSRKLRVIPLEDFDQIILSCHEAIGHGGENATFKKVQENYFGVIRIHVRNTLKKCKVCTLKSSQTGRAPVIPIISQNVFERIQVDLIDMQRQETEGYRFILHAIDHASKFHFLWPLKGKFATDVKDALRILFSFTGLPKILQCDNGGEFSDRELGDLLSEWPSSCKIVHGRPRHPQSQGLVERGHRIVADKIASFKASFTGKGEFPWHHYLPRIMCK; encoded by the exons ATGTCAGCGGCTGATCCAGGG GCCTCAAACAGTCGCACTAAAGCTTCTGTGTCATGTGATCACATGCCAGATGATGATAA ATTTTCAGATACAAATCCTATAGATCATTCAGAGAAAGCACATGACTCTGCTAAGAAAGCATCATCTAA AATTACAGATGATGTGAAAAGATCTGATGTGAAAAAAAGAG CCAAAAATAGCTCAGTTATGGATAAAGAATATCTGGATGTTGTCAAACAGTTTCTTGAAAACCCAATGCATCCAGATGTTAAGAATTATTTTCCCAACAGCCAAAGCTTAGCCAAATTCCGACATCAG GTCAAAACCAAAGGTTTTACTTTAAAAGAGGAGGAAAACGGTGATAAGAATGTAGTTGCACCATGCAAAAGTGAT GTTTCAAGGAAACTCAGAGTTATCCCTTTGGAAGATTTTGATCAAATCATATTATCCTGTCACGAGGCTATTGGGCATGGTGGAGAGAATGCTACATTTAAAAAG GTTCAAGAAAACTACTTCGGTGTCATTCGAATTCATGTAAGGAATACCTTGAAAAAATGCAAAGTGTGCACACTGAAATCATCGCAAACTGGCAGAGCCCCAGTCATTCCGATCATTAGCCAAAATGTATTCGAAAGAATTCAG GTTGACTTGATTGATATGCAACGTCAAGAAACAGAAGGTTATCGCTTCATATTGCATGCTATTGACCATGCctccaaatttcattttctgtggCCCTTGAAGGGGAAATTTGCGACTGATGTGAAAGATGCTCTCAGGATCCTATTCAGTTTTACTGGGCTGCCCAAAATTCTTCAATGTGATAATGGAGGTGAATTTTCTGACCGGGAACTGGGTGATCTTCTGTCTGAATGGCCCTCCAGCTGTAAAATTGTCCATGGTAGACCTCGTCATCCCCAGAGCCAGGGCTTAGTAGAACGGGGTCATCGTATCGTGGCTGATAAAATTGCCTCATTCAAAGCGTCTTTCACTGGTAAAGGAGAATTTCCATGGCATCATTATTTACCACGAATTATGTGTAAGTAA